ATTCAGCAGTTTGTTTTCGTGGATTCTACCCCATGTTCGTTACATTGGTCACTTATACTGAACAGGAGTTTCACGACGCACTCTGACTAACGAAACCCTGCTACACTACTGTTATCCCTGTGCCCACTCGAGCATCCGTTCATAAACCGGCTCACTCTCGAGCGCGGTCGCATCACCGACGAGGACGAGCGCGCGCTTTGGGCGCGTCAGCGCGACGTTAATCCGGCGGTAGTCCTCGAAGATCGGCCCCTCGAGCCTGTCGGTCGCGGTAAAGGAGACGATGATGACCTCTTGGCTCGAGCCCTGGAACCGATCAACGGTGTCGACTGCCACGTCCTCGGGCACGTGTTTCGAGATTTCGGACACCTGAGCGCGGAACGGGGCAATGACCCCGATATCCGTACGCTCGAGGCCAGCCGATTCGTAGGTCTCGATCAACTCGGCGATGCGGGCGGCCTCCTCGCTGTCCGTGTAGCGACTTCCGTCACCCTCAACGTCGACGAACGTGACTGGATCGTGCAGGGAGTCAGGAAGCGTGTCTCGAGCGACCCCCTCGAGGTCGTCGAGCGTCCGGGCTGCAACCTCGGGTTCGGCCGGGCGCAACTGGCCGTCGTAGAACTCGCTCGAGGCGAATGCCTGAATGCGCTGGTTCATGCGGTACTGGCGGTCGAGCATGACGCCCGCCTCGGGGTGGAGATCGATGAGCCGTTCGAACAGCGACTCCGTCAGTTCGTTTTCGGCGCGGACGACGGGCGGCAGTTGCTCGTGGTCGCCGACCAGAACGAACCGCTCGGCGAGGTTGATCGCCGCGTGCGTGCCGGGTTCGGTCAGTTGGGCGGCCTCATCAACCAGCGCCACGTCGAAGGCCTGCTCTTTCATCACGCGAGAGCCACAGGTCGCCGTCGTCGCCGCGACCACCTGCGCGTTCTCGAGTTCGGCAAGACGGTCTTCGGGCTCGCCCGACCGCTCCAGACGATAGGGTGCCATGTCGTCGCGAACGCCGCTTTCGGAGCCAACACGGACGACGCGGTCCGACTCGAGGCTATCACCGAGTTGCTCGAGGACCGCCTCGAGTGCGTTATCGACGGCCCGATTGGTAAACGCTGAGAGGAGAACGCGCTCGCCGCGTTCGACCATCGCGCGGATGGCTCGAGCGATGGTGTAGGTCTTCCCGGTGCCGGGCGGGCCGTGGATCAGCGCGCAGTCGTTCGCGCCGACAGCCTTCGTCACGGCCTCGTTCTGGCGTGCGTTGTTGTCGATGAATGTCTCCTCGATTTCACCGAATTCGGGATCAGCGCGACCGAACAGCACGTCTTTCCGGCGCTCGTTGCCCTTCAACAGCGCATCGTGGAGCGCGGCGAGCAGCCGATCCGTGGTGAGTTCGGAGGGGTAGACGTCCAGTCTCGAGACTTCGACCGGTTCGTCGGCCGTCAGTACGACCTCATCATCCAGTCGCTCGATCATCGCAAGCTCGGAGTTGCCCCGAACCGGGTGGCCGTCGCTCGCCAGCACGAGGTCGCCCTCGCGGAGCTTCGAGGTCGCGCCGCTCGTGCGCGTCGCGTGCAGTTCCCAGCGTCCGCCCTCGAGTTCGCGCATCTCGGTGAACTCGAGGTCGATCAGCGCGCGGTCGTCGTCGGCGCGTTCCTGGGCGTCTTGCTCCCAGAGTTTGGCGTACTCGCGATGGACTTCGCGGCGTTCCTCCTCGATGGCGCGATAGAATCGGTCGAAGTACTCGCGTTCCGCCTCAGGGAGTGGCGTGCCGATCTGGCCGGCTTTGGACTCCTGGTCGAGGCGACCGGAGACGACCATGCAGGTGTCCTGCTCGAAGCAGTACTCGCATTTGGCTGAGCCTTCATAGCCCGTGGGAACGCCCTCGGTCATCTCCATCGCGGCGAGTTCGTTTCGCAGACGAACGACGAACTTCAGGAGGCCATCGCCCATCGAGAAGTCCTTCGCCGGCGTGAGATCGCCAGTCTCCTCGTTGCGATCCAGCGCGGAGTTTTTCGTATAGAGGAGCGTTCCCGTATCCACGTCGCCGCCGCGTTCCTCGAGCAAAAGCGCGTAGCAGGCGGCCTGCACCTTGTCCTTGAACCGGGGCTCTTTCTTGAGGTTCTTGCCAGTCTTGAGTTCGACTGGCGCGCCCCGCCGGATGGCGTCAGCCCGCCCGCGGATGCCGAACGTCTCGCTGATGAGCAGTTGCTCGGAGCGCCAGGAATCATCTTCGGTGAGGCGACCCTGCTCGAGCCAGCCCTCGATTGCGCCGGCGTTCTCGCGAACGTCCTCGGCGACGGCTTCGGGAGACTCACCGAGTAAGCCGAGTTGCAGGCCGCGTTCCTCGACGCGCGCATCGATGGACTCCTCGAGGTCGCGCCCGCGGAGCAAGTCGCCGAAGACCTCGTGGACGAGCGTCCCTTTCACGACCGGATAGTTCAGGGGGACGCCCGAGAGCTTGTTCAGGTAGTACAGGCGCGGACACTCCACCCAGTTGCGGATCGAGGTCACGTTGACGAGAAAGCTCGGCTCGACGACGACGTACGACTCTCCCGTCGTCTTGTATCGCTGTTCGCCCTGATACTCGTCTTCTGCGACGTCCGTAACCAGCAGTTCCATCCCGGCCTCGAGCAGGTCGGCCGACTCGGTCCACTTGTTCCAGCACGTGACTGTGGTCGGCTCGTGGTCCTCGCCGTCGGCTGGGGCCGGCCTCGAGGCATGAATCGACTCGATGTCGGTTGCGACCGTGTCGATCTGCAGCGGTACCTCGGCCAGATCGCTCTCGCCGTAGCTTGTCGACACCGACCGCACCTCGACGTCGCCCGCGACGGTTCCGCGTATGTGCACGACTATGGCTCACGAACCGAGCCAGCAAAAACGCTACTAGTCGGTGACTCTCGTCGGCAGGCGAGTGTTTCGGCGGCTCGACGCGTCTTCCCAGCACCCAGCCATAACCGTTCACGAACGTAATCCCGTCTTACTCCCGTTCTCGCCCAGTCGGTGACCGAAACGGTCGCCCTCGCTTTTGAGAACTCGAGGGCAAGCGCCGTCTATGAGTGACCCGACAGACGACCGTCATCGGGAGACGGAATCCGACTCTGATCCGAGACACGACGAGCGGGCAGACACGCCGAGAGACCCTGCCGAGGAGGCGATGGTCTCGGATGTCGACTCGGAAACCGGCGTCGGCGACAACCCGCAGATGGACGAACGCGATCCGGGCGACGACGGGACGCTGATCGCCTCGGAGGAGCGGCGTCGGAACACCTCTCTCGTCAGCGCGCTCGTCGCTGTTCTGGGCGCGTGGGTTGCACTCTCCGTGTTGCTCTATGAGGTAAGCGGTGCGACGCTTGGGAACAACGTCCTCGTCGGCGCAGTCGTGTTCGTCGCTGCGGGATACAACTACTACCGCCTTGCGAACGATATTCCGTTGAGCGTCGGCGTCGCCTCGCTGGTCGCCGTCCTCGGCATCTGGCTCATTATCTCGGCGGCGCTGTTCGAGATGATCGGTGGCATGTTCTGGAGTACGCTCGTCACCGGCCTGCTCATCGCCGGGCTCTCCGGGTACAACGCCTACGAAGCCCGCGAAGCGCGAGCCATCACTGATGCAGACCTTGACAGTGGCTAAACAACCCGTCCTCAGATCTCTGCCTCGAGCGTTCGAAGCCGATACTCCGCTGCGTGATGACGCAACGCGACGACGGCAAAGCCGAGGACACCGAGAGCGAAACTGAGTGAGACGACCGGTGATACGCCGTTGACGTAACTGTTGAGTAACTGTCCGACTGCAAGCACCAGTGGCCCAATCGTCAGCAAGCAACTCGTCGCTGGCGTCGCACGAAACAGTTCGGAAATCGGGACGGATTGGCGGGTAGACATGGCGAATCGAGGGATATGCGTCCTGTCGGGTCACCCGTCGTATTCCTTTTGGTTCGTGCCCTGACTGGGCACCTCCGTTTTCACCCCGACCGATACGTTCATTCCGACTGCGTTCCAACCGCCGCCTATGCGGATTCGCGAGTGGCAGGACATACTTGAGGACGTTACTGACCGAGGTGTCGACGCCGAAGACTGGCGGGCAGTTGCCGGTGACCGAGCCGGTGGTGTCGGCGAAGACATGTATCTCGCACATCCTCGCGCTGGGGTCTTTTTCCTGAAAACGTACGCCAAAAACCCCTACGAGGTGCGCGGCGTCGGCACGCACGTCGCCCGCAATCTCGACGACGAAATCGGCTCGTTTCTTCCCGACCAGCAAGAGTCGGGGGGCCGCTTTGCCGTCCAGTCGCCACCCGAGGACGAAGACCATGCCCACTCCGTCTCGAAGCGCCTCCAGACAGTTCTCGAGACCCACGCGGATGCACCGACGCGGCCACAGGATCTGTTCGACGACGTGATGGACGCTCTCGAGAGTCCGGCGTTCGGGCCGATGGAGTACGACCAGTATGACCGCCCCGACGAACTCGAGGCGTTGGCCGACCGGTTCGAGGAGGCCGACGACCTGCTGAACGCGGAACTCGAAGACTTGATCGAGACGGATGAAGTCGACCGCGGCTTCATGTGACCTGCGACGTGCCTGCAACTCGCCTGCGATTGCGTCCGGTGGGTCTATACGACTCGCATCCGACGAAGACACCAATGAGTGAGTCCCCAGCAACCGTCGTCCGCGAGTACTACGACGCGCTCCGGGCCGGCGAGGCGCTCGAGGCGTATTTCCTCGAGGTCGAGGGAGCGACGACAGTCAAGTTTGGCATCAGCGAGGCGCTGTCTGGCTACGAGGCGGTCGCCGAGGCGCTTCGAGAACAGACCGAAACGACCGATGCGTGGTCACTCGAGAGTACCAATCTGGTCGTCAGCGAGTACGAGGGAGCGGCGACGTTCGCAGACGAAGTGACGATGGCCTGGACGGACACCGAACGCGGCGACCGCAAGCGCTTCGAAACGCGCTGGAGTGGGACGCTTGTTCCGGCCGACTCGAGCGAGGACGCGACTGATTCAGACCCAGACTGGCGCTTTGTCTCGATGCACGTCAGCACCGCGGAGGCGGTATGAGCGACGACCGCGGGCGGACGTATGGGCACAAACGCGACCGTGAGCAGGACACTCGAGAGCACGGTCGCCGCGGACGGAACCGCCGGGGACGAGGCCGTCACGGCACGAGCGCACGCGATCCCGACGTCGCGGGCCGACGACAACTCGGTGCCGGATTCGTCGCTCTCGTCGGGCTCTCCGGTGGCCTCATGGCGATTCAGGGCGGCGCTCCGCTCGAGGTGATCGGCGCGGTCACGCTCGGCAGTTTCCTTCTCGGTGGCGCGTTGCTGTGGTACCTGTCCCGGATCATGGGATAGCGAGGTCAGACGGACTTCAGCGCTCGACGCGTCGAATCCACGTCTCCGGCGCGTCGAGTTCATCGTGACTCGGCAGGTACTCCGGGCCCTCCCAGACCAGCGAGGCCGTCTCGAGGTCGCGAGCGGCGGCGATGTGTTCGAAGAAGTCCTTCCCGCGTTCGTACTGGCGGCGCTTGAGACCGAGCCCGAGCAGGCGACGGAACAACTGCTGGAGCGGGCCACGACCCTGTCGGCGCTCGTCGAGTTTTCGCCGCAGGTCTTCGTACTCGCCGTCGAAGGCGTGATCCATCAGCAGTTCAGCATAGCCTTCGACGACGGTCATCGCCGCGTCGAGTTCGCGGAACGCATCACGGTCGAACGACCCCTGTGAAAGCGTCGCGATACCCGCCTCCATGCGCTGCTCGAGATGCTCGGAGAGCCACGGTGCGGCCCCGAACTCGGCGGCGTGGGTGACTTCGTGGAACGCGATCCAGCGCCGGAAGCGGTCGGCATCGACCGCGAGCGTGTCAGCCGCATTGAGGATGTTTGGCTGGACGAAATACAGCGCGTGATCTTCCTGTGGCGAGTCAGCAAGCAAGAGCGGGTCGTACTGACCGAGGACGTTTCGTCCGAGGAAGGCAAGCAGCACCGTCATCGTGCCCGTATTGACGGTTCGGGCGACGCCCGGAAACGCACCAGTCCCGGCGTGGGTCTCGAGCGTGCGCATAATGCGTTCGAAGGTCGCGACGTTGGCGTCGATCCAGTGATGGCGGTTCTGGATCTCGACAGTCTCGGGAACGTCAAACTCGAGTCCGGAAACCTCACGGACGCCGGCACGGGCGTCTCGAACGTCACGTGCGTACGCCTCGCGTTCGTCCGCCGTTAGCGCAATCGAGCCAGGCTCGGTCGCCGCCTTGGCTGCGTCGGCGGCCGACTCCCAGTCGATTGCATCGTCGCCGGACGCGTCGGCAACGGCCCGGACGCTACGATAGAGATTCACGGCCCTAGGTACGGTAAGCGAACGCAAAAGGGTTCGGCCCGGCCAGCACTCCACTCACAGACAACGAACTGGCAACTCGATTGCGCGGAAGGCCGCTCTATTCCGTGCCGAGTCGACCGCGCTCGCAGCGCGCTCGAGGGTTAGTTGACGATAACGTCTGGCTGTTCGTCTTCGGCCTCGAGGTCGGCCTCATCGTCGCCGCCGCGGAACTTCTTGACGGCAACGCCGGCAACGACGAGGACGGCAAGCGCGACGACAGCACCGAGTGCGCCCTTCCCGCTCGAGCCGTCGTCCTCCTCGAACTCCGACTCGAGGTCGGTGTCGGTTTCTGGCTCCGTCTCGAGGTCGTCGACTGCGTCTTCGTCGGCAGTATCAGCAGTGCCACCGAACGGCAGCGCGTCGCTGATCGTTCGCGGGCCGAACTGCGGATTCCCGTCCAGATGCAACTCGATGAGGGTGAAGTTTTTATCTCCCATAGTGGGACGGTCAACGACGGCCTACTTATCCGTTTGGTTGACTCCGATATCTTGATAGTCGTTGTTCGGGCCTCAGTAGGCATCCCCTGACCCCGCACGCTGTGCACGGAGGACCGGTACGATTAAGTGTTCATCACCTGCGGTCTTTCGTATGAGTGGACGACCGCTGGACGTCCTCGAGGCGTCACTCGGCGACCGGGTCACAGTACGACTCAAAAGTGGCGACGAGTACGATGGCGACCTCGCTGGCTACGACCAGCATATGAACCTCGTACTCGAGGATGTGACGATTGCGACGACGGACGCCGTCTCGGGGTCTGAACCGACCGACGACGATGCGTCGAGTGAAGACACAACCATTATACGCGGCGATAACGTCGTTTCGATCACTCCATGACTGGTGCAGGAACCCCAAGCCAAGGAAAGAAGAACACGACGACCCACACGAAGTGCCGTCGCTGCGGAGAGAAGTCATACCACACGAAGAAGAAAGTCTGCTCGTCCTGTGGCTTTGGCACGTCCGCCAAACGCCGCGACTACGAGTGGCAGTCGAAAACCGGCGACAATTAATTCGCGCCGATCTCGATACCCGTTCTTCTTCACTTTCAGTACCCTGAGCGATGCGTGTCTCGATTCCCTCGAGACCGCGACCGACTGAAGCCGCCAGATCGGCTGAGATACTTGATTTCGGGCGTAACAAACGTTTATGCCCGTCTCGAGCCTAATTAGTAGCGACCACGCTGCACCGAGGCAGGCGGTCGAGGGATACCCATGCTAACTGACGCACTTTCCTACCTGAACAACAGTGACGACGCCTGGAAGACGACTATACTCGGCGGAATCTTTCTCTTGTTTAGCTTCTTGTTGCTCCCCCTGTTTCTCGTCTGGGGCTACATTGTCCGCGTCGTCGACCGAACCGCACATGGCGACGAGGAGGCTCCGACGTTCGAAGACTGGGGCGAGATGTTGGTCGACGGCGCGAAAGTGGGCCTCATTTTGCTCGCGTACGCGCTTGTTCCGGCCGTCGTCGGGACGGTACTCGTCGGCGGAATTCTGCTCGCAACGGGTGGCGAACCCGGCGTCCTCGGCATCGGCGCGCTGACCATCAGCGCCCTCCTGACGCTCGCCGTCGCCATCGCGGCGATGTACGTCGCGCCAGCAGGAATCGCGAACTTCGCCGCCGAGCGACGACTCGGCGCGGGAATCGATCTCGAGGCACTGCGCCCAACGCTTCGAACCGGAACCTACGCGAGCGCCTGGCTGATCGCCCTCGGAATCGTGATCGTCGGCGGGTTCGTCTCTGGCGTTCTCGCGCCGATCCCCTTCCTCGGGCCGGTACTGGGTGCGCTCGTCTCGTTCTACGCGCTGGTCGCCGCGTACTCCGTGATCGGGCGCACCTGGGGCGAACTCCACCCCGTCACGCTCGAACAGGATGGCACCGAATCGACGGGCGAACGACCCGCTGTTTGAACCGGTTTTTCATACTGTTGGACAGAACTATTTGAAGATCGGTCGCGAATCGCGACCGACTTCTCACTGACTTCTGTCCGACAGTATCACCAGCCGACCGATGGACAGCCATTAGTCTCGGGCCGCAAACACACCGATATGGAACTGGAGACGACCGACGCGTTCGTCGGCCTCGAGTGTGTCGACTGCGAGACGACCGTCGACGCCGACGAATCGCACGCGTGTCCGGACTGTGGGGGACGACTCGAGGCGCGCTATGACTACGACGCAATCGACTTGGACCGCGAGACGCTCGCCTCGAGACCGTTCGACACCCAGTGGCGCTACGAGGAACTGCTGCCGTTCACTCGCGAGAGTGCGGTCTCGACAAACGAAGGAGCAACGGCGCTGGTCGAGTGCCCGGCGCTGGCCGAGGAGTTGGGCGTTGAGCGCGTCTACATCAAAGACGAGGGACGGAATCCGACGGGCTCGGTCGCAGACCGTGGGCAAAGCGTCGCCCTCACGGCCGCGAGCCAGCACGGCGCGACCGACGTGGCACTCGCCTCGACCGGCGACGGGGGGCAGTCCGCAGCCGCCTACGCGGGCCGCGCGGGCCTCGAGTCACACGTCTATCTTCCCTCGCGCTCGGGCTTTACGACCAAGGCGATGGTCAACGTCCACGGCGGCGACATGAACGTCGTCGGCGGGCGCTACGGCGACGCGCTCGAGGCGGCCGCGGAGGTCCTCGACGAACACGACGACTGGTACTCGCTGCAGGCGTTCGAGACGCCCTATCGCCACGAGGGCGCGAAGACGCTGCTGTACGAACTGATCGAACAACTCGAGTGGGAGGTGCCCGACGCGATCTGTTATCCGACGGGCAGCGGCGTCGGCCTCACGGGCCTCTACAAGGGTGCAACGGAGTTTCGCGAACTCGGGCTGATCGACGACCTGCCGCCGCTGTACGCGGTCCAACCCAGCGGCTGTGCGCCCATCGTCGAGGCCCACGAGGCGGGCCAGGACGCCCACCAGCCCGAGGAAACGCCGGACACGATCTGTGGCACACTCGAGGTTCCGGACCCCGCAGGCGGCCCGCAGGCGCTCGAGGCGATCCGCGAGAGCGGTGGCGGTGCCGTCACGAGCGACGACCCCAGCATTCTCGAGTCCGGCGTCCAGGTCGCCCAGCACGCGGGCATCGAGATGGCCCCGAGTTCGGCCGCGGCAGCCAGCGGCGCGTGGGAACTGGCCGAGCAAGGTGCCTTCGACGGGGACGAGACGGTCGTCATCTGCAACACGGGCACCGGGAACAAGGAGGCGGACGTACTGCGCAGTCACCTGATGGGTCAGGGAATCTGATCGCTGCTGGTCGACGCAGCTACCGTACGGACCAAATCGCTCGAAGGTTATTGAACACCGCATAGGCACCAACCATCGCGATTCCGGCCGGGATAAGCAGCCGAATTCGAGGGTCGGGCACGGCGAGCGAGCCTGCGTAAAAGACGCCGAGAATCACGGCCTTGAACAGGCCGAATCGCACGGCCGACGGTGGCTCGCCGAGTATTGTGCGCGGGATTTGTTGCCCTTCCTCGAGGTCGTCGTACTCGAGGCCGCGAAGCGTCGTCACGAGGTCGCCAACGCCGTAGAAGCCGATAGCCAGCGCCCAGAGCACGACCGCGAGTGGTGACGAGACGAGCACGTGTCTGACCTCTCTGTGCTCTCCGTCTCACTCGAGGCGATAGCGAAGCAACGCTGCGATGCCGCCGAGATTCGACAGCTGTTCGCCCGGCGGGAACTCGCTCGAGAAGACGGTGACGTCGCCGCCTTTCTGCTCAGTCGTTCGGACGAGGTCATCGATATCGAGCGCCCACTCGCCGTCGGGGCCGCGCTCTTTTCGCAGGCGGTCGTCGAGGACGAGCAAGCGCTCGATGGCACCAAATTCTGCGGCCTGCTGGACCTGGTCGGGACCGTAGGCGGCTTTCGCGCCCTGAGCCATGCGCTTCGTGAGTTCGTCGATGTACTCGGCCTCGCTCTCGATGCGCGTTTCCTGTTGAACGTCTGCGACGGCTCCGCGTTTCAGGACCTCGTGGACCCCGCGGTCGCCAACGGCTGCCGTATCGACCATCGTGAGCTTCTCGGCGACTGCGGGTTCGTTGTTCTCGATGTACTTTTGCGCGTCCTGTTTCGTAAAGCCGGGTCCGGCGAGGATGATCGCATCGGCGTCCTGGCGTTTGAGGACGTTGCCGAGTTCGGCGAACAGTTCGGAGCGCTCGCGGGCGAACTCGCCTTTGCCGGTCGGACCGGTGATCGCCGCGCGCTCTTCGGTGCCGTACTGGGCGACCGTGTGGACGTGGGCCTGGCCCTCTTCGACCGTCGCGATAGCCACGTCGGGGTTTTCGGTGGCTTCTTCGGCTTCCTCGAGGCGGGCCTCCTGATCCGGCTTGAACCACTTCTCGATGGAGAGTTCCTCACGCTCTTCGACGTTCAGGGTGTGGTGGAATCCCAACTGGTCCTCGCGCGAACAGGCGACGATCTCGCCGCCGACCCGCAGCCGGTTCGCGAACTTGTGGAACTCGATATCGTCGACGGCGATAGCGACCCACATGTGCTCGCGCTCGCCGCCCGTATCGCGCATCTGGTCGTCGTTGCGCTGGATCCGCCGGGTCGTATCGCCCGCAACGCGGTCGCCGGGCTCTAAGACGTACTGGAGGTGCCAGAGATCGTCGACGCTCTCGGGGACGACCGTCACCCGCTCGCGGCCGCCCTCGACCTGCTCCCGGTCTTTGATCTGCATAGTCTGCGATTTGGGTGGCGAGACTAAGTGGGCTGCGATCCCTCGAGTCACGGCGCGTGATGCGCGGCCACGGCGCCCTCTGCGAGTCTTGGCACTGTTAGGGACGACTGCTAACCGCTGTGAGTGCCATGTTACCGTATGAAGATCGCACACGTCTCCGCACTCGAATCATTCGGTTCCCGGTCGCTCGTCATCCATGGCGTGATGGTGCTTGCGTTC
The Natronolimnobius baerhuensis DNA segment above includes these coding regions:
- a CDS encoding AAA domain-containing protein is translated as MHIRGTVAGDVEVRSVSTSYGESDLAEVPLQIDTVATDIESIHASRPAPADGEDHEPTTVTCWNKWTESADLLEAGMELLVTDVAEDEYQGEQRYKTTGESYVVVEPSFLVNVTSIRNWVECPRLYYLNKLSGVPLNYPVVKGTLVHEVFGDLLRGRDLEESIDARVEERGLQLGLLGESPEAVAEDVRENAGAIEGWLEQGRLTEDDSWRSEQLLISETFGIRGRADAIRRGAPVELKTGKNLKKEPRFKDKVQAACYALLLEERGGDVDTGTLLYTKNSALDRNEETGDLTPAKDFSMGDGLLKFVVRLRNELAAMEMTEGVPTGYEGSAKCEYCFEQDTCMVVSGRLDQESKAGQIGTPLPEAEREYFDRFYRAIEEERREVHREYAKLWEQDAQERADDDRALIDLEFTEMRELEGGRWELHATRTSGATSKLREGDLVLASDGHPVRGNSELAMIERLDDEVVLTADEPVEVSRLDVYPSELTTDRLLAALHDALLKGNERRKDVLFGRADPEFGEIEETFIDNNARQNEAVTKAVGANDCALIHGPPGTGKTYTIARAIRAMVERGERVLLSAFTNRAVDNALEAVLEQLGDSLESDRVVRVGSESGVRDDMAPYRLERSGEPEDRLAELENAQVVAATTATCGSRVMKEQAFDVALVDEAAQLTEPGTHAAINLAERFVLVGDHEQLPPVVRAENELTESLFERLIDLHPEAGVMLDRQYRMNQRIQAFASSEFYDGQLRPAEPEVAARTLDDLEGVARDTLPDSLHDPVTFVDVEGDGSRYTDSEEAARIAELIETYESAGLERTDIGVIAPFRAQVSEISKHVPEDVAVDTVDRFQGSSQEVIIVSFTATDRLEGPIFEDYRRINVALTRPKRALVLVGDATALESEPVYERMLEWAQG
- a CDS encoding SPW repeat protein, whose protein sequence is MSDPTDDRHRETESDSDPRHDERADTPRDPAEEAMVSDVDSETGVGDNPQMDERDPGDDGTLIASEERRRNTSLVSALVAVLGAWVALSVLLYEVSGATLGNNVLVGAVVFVAAGYNYYRLANDIPLSVGVASLVAVLGIWLIISAALFEMIGGMFWSTLVTGLLIAGLSGYNAYEAREARAITDADLDSG
- a CDS encoding helix-hairpin-helix domain-containing protein, which translates into the protein MRIREWQDILEDVTDRGVDAEDWRAVAGDRAGGVGEDMYLAHPRAGVFFLKTYAKNPYEVRGVGTHVARNLDDEIGSFLPDQQESGGRFAVQSPPEDEDHAHSVSKRLQTVLETHADAPTRPQDLFDDVMDALESPAFGPMEYDQYDRPDELEALADRFEEADDLLNAELEDLIETDEVDRGFM
- a CDS encoding nuclear transport factor 2 family protein — its product is MSESPATVVREYYDALRAGEALEAYFLEVEGATTVKFGISEALSGYEAVAEALREQTETTDAWSLESTNLVVSEYEGAATFADEVTMAWTDTERGDRKRFETRWSGTLVPADSSEDATDSDPDWRFVSMHVSTAEAV
- a CDS encoding zinc-dependent metalloprotease, whose product is MNLYRSVRAVADASGDDAIDWESAADAAKAATEPGSIALTADEREAYARDVRDARAGVREVSGLEFDVPETVEIQNRHHWIDANVATFERIMRTLETHAGTGAFPGVARTVNTGTMTVLLAFLGRNVLGQYDPLLLADSPQEDHALYFVQPNILNAADTLAVDADRFRRWIAFHEVTHAAEFGAAPWLSEHLEQRMEAGIATLSQGSFDRDAFRELDAAMTVVEGYAELLMDHAFDGEYEDLRRKLDERRQGRGPLQQLFRRLLGLGLKRRQYERGKDFFEHIAAARDLETASLVWEGPEYLPSHDELDAPETWIRRVER
- a CDS encoding LSM domain-containing protein, with translation MSGRPLDVLEASLGDRVTVRLKSGDEYDGDLAGYDQHMNLVLEDVTIATTDAVSGSEPTDDDASSEDTTIIRGDNVVSITP
- a CDS encoding 50S ribosomal protein L37e; the protein is MTGAGTPSQGKKNTTTHTKCRRCGEKSYHTKKKVCSSCGFGTSAKRRDYEWQSKTGDN
- a CDS encoding DUF4013 domain-containing protein, with the translated sequence MLTDALSYLNNSDDAWKTTILGGIFLLFSFLLLPLFLVWGYIVRVVDRTAHGDEEAPTFEDWGEMLVDGAKVGLILLAYALVPAVVGTVLVGGILLATGGEPGVLGIGALTISALLTLAVAIAAMYVAPAGIANFAAERRLGAGIDLEALRPTLRTGTYASAWLIALGIVIVGGFVSGVLAPIPFLGPVLGALVSFYALVAAYSVIGRTWGELHPVTLEQDGTESTGERPAV
- a CDS encoding threonine synthase, producing the protein METTDAFVGLECVDCETTVDADESHACPDCGGRLEARYDYDAIDLDRETLASRPFDTQWRYEELLPFTRESAVSTNEGATALVECPALAEELGVERVYIKDEGRNPTGSVADRGQSVALTAASQHGATDVALASTGDGGQSAAAYAGRAGLESHVYLPSRSGFTTKAMVNVHGGDMNVVGGRYGDALEAAAEVLDEHDDWYSLQAFETPYRHEGAKTLLYELIEQLEWEVPDAICYPTGSGVGLTGLYKGATEFRELGLIDDLPPLYAVQPSGCAPIVEAHEAGQDAHQPEETPDTICGTLEVPDPAGGPQALEAIRESGGGAVTSDDPSILESGVQVAQHAGIEMAPSSAAAASGAWELAEQGAFDGDETVVICNTGTGNKEADVLRSHLMGQGI
- a CDS encoding mRNA surveillance protein pelota, with product MQIKDREQVEGGRERVTVVPESVDDLWHLQYVLEPGDRVAGDTTRRIQRNDDQMRDTGGEREHMWVAIAVDDIEFHKFANRLRVGGEIVACSREDQLGFHHTLNVEEREELSIEKWFKPDQEARLEEAEEATENPDVAIATVEEGQAHVHTVAQYGTEERAAITGPTGKGEFARERSELFAELGNVLKRQDADAIILAGPGFTKQDAQKYIENNEPAVAEKLTMVDTAAVGDRGVHEVLKRGAVADVQQETRIESEAEYIDELTKRMAQGAKAAYGPDQVQQAAEFGAIERLLVLDDRLRKERGPDGEWALDIDDLVRTTEQKGGDVTVFSSEFPPGEQLSNLGGIAALLRYRLE